In a single window of the Tellurirhabdus bombi genome:
- a CDS encoding VF530 family protein — protein sequence MTNTQPNNPLHGKTLESILIELVDHYGWERLGYRINIRCFTHDPSIKSSLTFLRKTPWARQKVEDLYLRMKAN from the coding sequence ATGACGAATACGCAACCCAATAATCCGCTGCACGGCAAAACGCTCGAATCAATTCTGATTGAACTAGTCGATCATTATGGGTGGGAGCGACTGGGTTATCGGATTAACATCCGCTGTTTTACGCACGATCCCAGTATAAAATCCAGTTTGACCTTCCTGCGCAAAACGCCCTGGGCGCGTCAGAAAGTAGAAGACCTTTATCTGCGGATGAAGGCAAACTAA